A stretch of [Clostridium] scindens DNA encodes these proteins:
- the gdhA gene encoding NADP-specific glutamate dehydrogenase, whose product MSYVDEVLEKVVAKNPAEPEFHQAVKEVLESLRVVVEANEEKYKKDALLERLVEPERQFKFRVPWVDDKGQVQVNTGYRVQFNSAIGPYKGGLRLHPSVNLGIIKFLGFEQIFKNSLTGLPIGGGKGGSDFDPKGKSDREVMAFCQSFMTELCKYIGADTDVPAGDIGTGAREIGYMFGQYKRIRGVYEGVLTGKGLSYGGSLARTEATGYGLLYLTKEMLKINGHDIAGKTIAVSGSGNVAIYATQKAFQLGAKVVTVSDSNGWVYDPEGIDVEALKEIKEVKRARLTEYKNYRPNSEYHEGRGVWSVKVDIALPCATQNELHLEDAKMLVENGCIAVAEGANMPTTLEATQYLQQNGILFAPGKAANAGGVATSALEMSQNSERLSWSFEEVDSKLQGIMINICHNMADAAKRYDAEGNYVMGANIAGFEKVVEAMNAQGIV is encoded by the coding sequence ATGTCATATGTTGATGAAGTCCTGGAAAAAGTAGTGGCGAAGAACCCAGCAGAGCCGGAATTCCACCAGGCGGTAAAAGAAGTATTGGAATCATTGAGAGTAGTGGTAGAAGCAAATGAAGAAAAATACAAAAAGGATGCCCTGCTGGAGAGGCTGGTCGAGCCGGAGAGACAGTTCAAATTCCGTGTGCCATGGGTAGATGACAAAGGGCAAGTCCAGGTGAACACAGGCTACCGCGTTCAGTTCAACAGCGCGATCGGACCTTATAAAGGAGGCCTTCGCCTTCACCCATCTGTCAACCTTGGAATTATCAAGTTCCTTGGATTCGAGCAGATTTTCAAGAATTCATTGACAGGCCTTCCTATCGGAGGAGGAAAAGGTGGTTCCGACTTTGATCCGAAGGGTAAATCAGACAGGGAAGTAATGGCATTCTGCCAGAGTTTTATGACAGAACTTTGTAAATATATTGGCGCTGACACGGATGTTCCGGCTGGAGATATCGGAACAGGCGCCAGAGAGATCGGCTATATGTTTGGCCAGTATAAGAGAATCCGAGGCGTATATGAAGGCGTGCTTACCGGAAAGGGCTTAAGCTACGGCGGCTCTCTGGCGAGGACTGAAGCAACAGGATACGGCCTTCTGTACCTGACAAAAGAGATGCTGAAGATCAATGGGCATGATATCGCAGGAAAGACGATTGCCGTATCCGGTTCTGGAAATGTGGCGATCTATGCTACCCAGAAGGCTTTCCAGCTTGGCGCAAAGGTAGTGACGGTCAGTGATTCCAACGGATGGGTATACGATCCAGAAGGAATTGACGTAGAAGCATTGAAAGAAATCAAAGAAGTGAAGCGTGCAAGATTGACGGAATACAAGAACTACCGCCCGAATTCAGAATATCATGAAGGACGCGGCGTATGGTCTGTAAAGGTTGACATTGCCCTTCCTTGCGCAACCCAGAACGAACTTCATCTGGAAGACGCAAAGATGCTGGTGGAGAATGGATGCATTGCAGTAGCGGAAGGCGCAAATATGCCTACAACGCTGGAAGCAACGCAATATCTGCAGCAGAATGGCATACTGTTCGCTCCAGGAAAGGCGGCGAATGCCGGCGGCGTTGCCACATCCGCTCTTGAAATGTCTCAGAACAGCGAGCGATTAAGCTGGTCTTTTGAAGAAGTAGACTCTAAGCTTCAGGGCATCATGATAAATATTTGCCACAATATGGCAGATGCCGCAAAACGCTATGACGCAGAAGGAAATTATGTCATGGGCGCTAATATTGCAGGATTTGAGAAGGTTGTAGAGGCTATGAACGCGCAGGGAATCGTTTAA
- a CDS encoding DedA family protein codes for MGIQELTQYFTQYGAIFVFVIVLLEYMNLPGFPAGIIMPMAGVWASRGQIGFLTVMALSVAAGLLGSWILYFLGRLGGDAFFRFYIKKFPKQKELLEKNMEVLRRKGSIGVFISKLLPLARTLISIPAGMISMNFTKYTISSLMGVALWNLIFIGAGYFLGDSVWSLLA; via the coding sequence ATGGGAATACAGGAACTTACACAGTATTTTACGCAGTATGGCGCGATATTCGTGTTTGTGATTGTGCTGCTGGAATATATGAATCTCCCCGGCTTCCCGGCCGGCATCATTATGCCTATGGCAGGCGTATGGGCATCAAGGGGCCAGATAGGATTCTTGACGGTGATGGCATTATCGGTTGCGGCAGGGCTTCTGGGCAGCTGGATATTATATTTCCTTGGACGGCTTGGCGGAGATGCATTCTTCCGGTTCTATATAAAGAAATTTCCAAAGCAGAAGGAACTGTTGGAGAAGAACATGGAAGTGCTGCGGCGCAAGGGTTCGATTGGCGTGTTTATCAGCAAGCTTCTTCCACTGGCCAGAACATTGATTTCCATTCCGGCCGGGATGATTTCTATGAATTTCACCAAGTATACCATCAGTTCCCTGATGGGAGTGGCGCTGTGGAATCTGATATTTATCGGGGCCGGATATTTCCTGGGAGATTCCGTCTGGAGCCTTCTGGCTTAG
- the ispF gene encoding 2-C-methyl-D-erythritol 2,4-cyclodiphosphate synthase, with translation MRVGMGYDVHKLTEGRKLILGGVEIPYDKGLLGHSDADVLVHAIMDALLGAAALGDIGRHFPDTDPEYKGASSLKLLEHVGKLVEDKLYVIGNIDATIIAQRPKMAPHIETMRENVANVLHIDIDQVNIKATTEEGLGFTGSGEGISAQAIASLDTIANYSYAVGPEEGRCAGCGGCPHAR, from the coding sequence ATGCGTGTTGGAATGGGATACGATGTTCATAAGTTGACAGAGGGCAGAAAACTGATTCTTGGAGGCGTGGAAATCCCTTATGATAAAGGATTATTAGGGCACTCGGATGCGGATGTCCTCGTGCATGCCATTATGGATGCGCTTCTCGGGGCAGCGGCGCTTGGAGATATAGGGCGGCATTTTCCCGATACAGATCCTGAATACAAAGGGGCATCCAGCCTGAAACTATTGGAGCACGTGGGAAAACTGGTTGAAGATAAGCTTTACGTCATTGGAAATATAGATGCAACTATCATTGCCCAGCGCCCCAAAATGGCTCCTCATATTGAAACGATGAGGGAAAATGTGGCAAACGTGCTGCATATTGATATTGACCAGGTAAATATCAAGGCAACCACCGAAGAAGGGCTGGGATTTACCGGCAGCGGGGAGGGAATATCCGCCCAGGCCATCGCCAGCCTGGATACGATTGCCAACTATAGTTATGCGGTTGGACCAGAAGAGGGAAGATGCGCCGGATGCGGCGGCTGTCCTCATGCCAGATAG
- a CDS encoding phosphoribosylformylglycinamidine synthase: MSNVKRVYVEKKPGFAVQAEELKHEVKSYLGIKDIQNVRVLIRYDVENISEDTFKKACNGIFAEPPVDTLYEEEFQSAPGSRIFSVEFLPGQFDQRADSAVQCVQFIKEDEQPVIKTATTYVIEGDITDAQFEAIKEHCINPVDSRETGAEKPETLVTKFDEPEDVIIFEGFKDMEKDQLMELYGSLGLAMTFKDFLHIQNYFRKEEDRDPSMTEIRVLDTYWSDHCRHTTFSTELKDVSFGEGDYREPIEDTYKQYLSDHSEIFKGREDKFVCLMDLALMAMRKLKKEGKLNDQEESDEINACSIVVPIKVDGVEEEWLVNFKNETHNHPTEIEPFGGAATCLGGAIRDPLSGRTYVYQAMRVTGAADPTVSVNDTMKGKLPQKKLVREAAHGYSSYGNQIGLATGAVKEIYHPNYVAKRMEIGAVLGAAPRRAVIRETSDPGDIIILLGGRTGRDGCGGATGSSKVHTEESIETCGAEVQKGNPPTERKIQRLFRREEVSRLIKKCNDFGAGGVSVAIGELADGLRVDLDKVPKKYAGLDGTEIAISESQERMAVVVDPKDVDEFMAYAKEENLEATKVAVVTEEPRLVLSWRGKEIVNLSRAFLDTNGAHQETSVAVDIPSRADSILGREEVKNVKEKWLDTLKDLNVCSQKGLVEMFDGSIGASSVFMPHGGKYQMTETQAMVAKLPVLTGDCDTVTMMSYGFDPYLSTWSPYHGAIYAVTESVAKIVAAGGDYTKIRFTFQEYFRRMTEDPHRWSQPFAALLGAYNAQLGFGLPSIGGKDSMSGTFEDIDVPPTLVSFAVDVAAEKDIITPELKQAGNKLVWLSIETDEYDIPKYEKVMEQYAKFTEDIHSGRIVAAYALDRHGIIAAVSKMAFGNRMGVKIEHNIDARDLFAPAFGDIIAEVPADKVGELGITYTVIGEVTEDATFSYGNEKISLAEAERAWKETLEPVFPTNSGAEGQEEKIETGLYETSDIHICSHKIAQPTVFIPVFPGTNCEYDSARAFERAGANVITKVFKNMSATDILDSVSVFEEAIGQAQMIMFPGGFSAGDEPDGSAKFFATAFQNAKMKEAVEKLLNERDGLVLGVCNGFQALVKLGLVPNGAITGQTEESPTLTYNTIGRHISKMVYTKVVTNKSPWLAQAELGGVYTNPASHGEGRFVASKKWIDRLFANGQVATQYCDPNGNISMDEEWNVNGSYCAIEGITSPDGRVFGKMAHSERRARSVAMNIYGEQDLKIFESGVNYFK; this comes from the coding sequence ATGAGCAATGTAAAACGAGTGTACGTCGAGAAGAAGCCGGGATTTGCGGTGCAGGCGGAGGAACTGAAGCATGAGGTGAAGAGTTATCTGGGGATTAAGGATATTCAGAATGTCCGGGTATTGATCCGCTATGATGTGGAAAATATCTCCGAAGATACTTTTAAGAAAGCATGCAACGGCATATTTGCAGAACCGCCGGTTGACACTTTGTATGAAGAGGAGTTCCAGAGTGCGCCGGGAAGCAGGATATTTTCCGTAGAGTTCCTTCCGGGGCAGTTTGACCAGCGCGCGGATTCTGCGGTACAGTGCGTGCAGTTTATCAAAGAAGACGAACAGCCTGTTATTAAGACGGCTACCACCTATGTGATTGAAGGGGATATTACGGATGCGCAGTTCGAGGCGATCAAGGAGCACTGCATCAATCCTGTGGATTCCAGGGAAACCGGTGCCGAGAAGCCGGAGACGCTGGTGACGAAGTTTGACGAGCCGGAGGATGTCATCATCTTTGAGGGCTTCAAAGATATGGAAAAGGATCAGTTAATGGAACTGTATGGCTCGCTGGGGCTTGCCATGACCTTTAAGGATTTTCTTCATATTCAGAATTATTTCCGCAAGGAAGAGGACCGGGACCCTTCTATGACAGAGATCCGCGTGCTGGACACCTATTGGTCTGATCATTGCCGCCACACGACGTTTTCAACAGAACTTAAGGATGTTTCTTTTGGCGAGGGCGATTACAGGGAGCCCATAGAAGATACCTATAAGCAGTATTTAAGCGATCACAGCGAGATATTCAAAGGCAGGGAGGACAAGTTCGTGTGCCTGATGGATCTGGCCCTGATGGCGATGCGCAAGCTGAAGAAGGAAGGCAAGCTAAACGACCAGGAAGAGTCTGACGAGATCAATGCCTGCAGTATTGTCGTGCCGATCAAGGTAGACGGCGTGGAAGAAGAGTGGCTGGTGAACTTTAAGAATGAGACCCACAATCATCCAACGGAGATCGAGCCTTTCGGCGGTGCCGCAACCTGCCTGGGCGGAGCGATCCGTGACCCGCTGTCCGGGCGTACCTATGTATATCAGGCAATGCGCGTGACAGGCGCGGCAGATCCTACCGTGTCCGTCAATGATACGATGAAGGGCAAGCTGCCCCAGAAGAAGCTGGTAAGAGAGGCAGCACACGGATACAGTTCTTATGGAAATCAGATCGGTCTTGCCACAGGAGCGGTAAAGGAAATCTACCATCCGAATTATGTGGCTAAGAGGATGGAGATTGGAGCAGTCCTGGGAGCAGCGCCGAGGCGCGCGGTCATCCGGGAGACGTCTGATCCTGGCGATATCATCATCCTTCTGGGCGGCCGTACAGGGCGTGATGGCTGCGGCGGCGCGACCGGATCTTCCAAGGTACATACGGAAGAGTCCATTGAGACTTGCGGCGCGGAAGTGCAGAAGGGCAACCCGCCTACAGAGCGTAAGATCCAGCGTCTGTTCCGAAGGGAAGAAGTAAGCCGGCTGATCAAGAAGTGCAACGACTTCGGCGCGGGCGGCGTGTCCGTGGCGATCGGGGAACTGGCTGACGGCCTGAGAGTAGACCTTGACAAGGTTCCGAAGAAATACGCGGGCCTGGACGGAACGGAAATTGCCATCTCCGAGTCCCAGGAGCGTATGGCGGTAGTGGTTGATCCGAAAGATGTGGACGAATTCATGGCATACGCAAAGGAAGAGAACCTGGAGGCTACCAAAGTAGCGGTCGTAACGGAGGAGCCAAGGCTTGTGCTGTCTTGGAGAGGCAAAGAGATCGTCAATCTTTCCCGCGCTTTCCTGGATACCAACGGGGCGCACCAGGAGACCAGCGTTGCCGTAGATATTCCAAGCCGTGCGGACAGCATCCTTGGAAGAGAAGAAGTAAAGAATGTGAAGGAAAAATGGCTTGATACATTGAAAGACCTGAACGTATGCTCTCAGAAAGGCCTTGTGGAGATGTTCGACGGCTCTATCGGGGCGTCCTCTGTATTTATGCCTCATGGAGGAAAGTACCAGATGACGGAGACGCAGGCTATGGTTGCGAAACTGCCAGTACTGACGGGAGACTGCGATACGGTGACGATGATGAGTTATGGATTCGATCCTTACCTTTCTACCTGGAGCCCATACCACGGGGCCATCTATGCAGTGACGGAATCCGTGGCGAAGATCGTGGCAGCGGGCGGAGACTACACGAAGATTCGTTTTACATTCCAGGAATACTTCCGCAGGATGACAGAGGATCCGCACAGATGGAGCCAGCCTTTTGCAGCGCTTCTCGGCGCCTACAATGCCCAGCTTGGATTCGGGCTTCCGTCAATCGGCGGCAAGGACAGCATGTCTGGAACATTCGAGGATATCGACGTTCCTCCGACCCTGGTATCATTTGCAGTGGATGTGGCTGCGGAAAAGGATATCATTACGCCGGAACTGAAGCAGGCAGGAAATAAGCTGGTTTGGCTTAGCATCGAGACGGACGAGTACGATATTCCGAAATATGAAAAAGTGATGGAGCAATACGCGAAGTTCACGGAAGATATTCACAGCGGCAGGATTGTGGCAGCCTATGCCCTCGACAGGCACGGCATCATCGCGGCTGTGAGCAAGATGGCCTTTGGAAACAGAATGGGCGTAAAGATCGAGCACAATATAGATGCAAGAGATCTCTTTGCCCCTGCTTTTGGCGATATCATCGCGGAAGTGCCGGCAGACAAGGTAGGGGAACTTGGCATTACGTATACGGTAATCGGAGAAGTAACGGAAGATGCCACATTCTCTTACGGAAATGAAAAGATCAGCCTTGCCGAGGCAGAGCGCGCATGGAAGGAAACGCTTGAGCCGGTATTCCCCACCAATTCCGGGGCAGAAGGACAGGAAGAGAAGATTGAGACGGGACTGTATGAGACTTCTGACATCCATATCTGCAGCCATAAGATCGCCCAGCCAACCGTATTCATACCGGTATTCCCGGGAACCAACTGCGAGTATGACAGCGCAAGGGCATTTGAACGGGCAGGAGCGAACGTAATCACCAAGGTATTCAAGAATATGAGCGCAACGGATATCCTGGATTCTGTCAGCGTATTCGAGGAAGCGATCGGCCAGGCGCAGATGATCATGTTCCCAGGCGGATTCAGCGCAGGCGACGAGCCGGATGGCTCTGCCAAGTTCTTTGCAACCGCATTCCAGAATGCAAAGATGAAAGAGGCGGTAGAGAAGCTTCTCAATGAAAGAGATGGACTGGTTTTGGGCGTATGCAACGGCTTCCAGGCGCTGGTTAAGCTTGGACTGGTTCCGAATGGCGCGATCACCGGCCAGACAGAGGAGTCACCGACCTTGACTTATAATACCATAGGCCGCCATATTTCCAAGATGGTCTATACCAAGGTAGTGACCAACAAGTCCCCATGGCTTGCACAGGCGGAACTAGGCGGCGTATATACCAATCCTGCATCCCACGGAGAAGGAAGATTCGTGGCCAGCAAGAAGTGGATCGACAGGCTTTTTGCAAATGGACAGGTTGCAACCCAGTATTGTGATCCAAACGGAAATATCAGCATGGATGAGGAATGGAATGTAAATGGCTCCTACTGTGCGATCGAAGGAATCACAAGCCCGGACGGCCGGGTATTTGGCAAGATGGCCCATTCAGAGAGACGCGCCCGCTCCGTAGCCATGAACATTTATGGAGAGCAGGATCTGAAGATCTTTGAATCCGGCGTGAACTACTTCAAATAA
- a CDS encoding TIGR01906 family membrane protein: protein MKKTQQLMAAAAMLLIIISVLITSFQLVIYGDPEYKFYQKEYEKYTVCDALGMKMEDVMQVTEHMMAYLIGEEEELSVITTVEGEKKDFFNEQDRLHMADVKNLFLGGLKVRTACLMLALVLLAILILTNADWKFLIPRAYSAALVIFLAIAAFLGIAFAIDFTKCFTIFHEIFFTNDLWMFDSATDYMIRMLPEGFFSDMVLRIGIAFLVMLMILWGIFRIWRVAMKGINKQRL, encoded by the coding sequence ATGAAAAAAACACAGCAATTGATGGCAGCGGCGGCCATGCTGCTTATCATTATATCGGTATTGATCACCAGCTTCCAGCTGGTGATTTATGGAGATCCGGAGTATAAGTTTTATCAGAAGGAGTATGAGAAATATACGGTTTGCGATGCGCTTGGAATGAAGATGGAGGATGTCATGCAGGTGACGGAGCATATGATGGCATATCTGATCGGCGAGGAGGAGGAACTGTCCGTGATAACCACGGTGGAAGGCGAGAAGAAGGACTTCTTCAATGAGCAGGACAGGCTTCATATGGCAGACGTAAAGAATCTGTTCCTTGGAGGGCTTAAGGTAAGGACTGCCTGCCTTATGCTGGCGCTGGTTCTTCTGGCGATCCTGATTCTGACGAACGCGGACTGGAAATTTCTGATACCCAGGGCATATTCGGCTGCTCTTGTAATATTTCTTGCGATTGCTGCCTTCTTGGGAATCGCGTTTGCCATAGATTTCACAAAGTGCTTTACCATTTTCCATGAAATATTCTTTACCAATGACCTTTGGATGTTTGATTCGGCTACAGACTATATGATACGGATGCTTCCGGAAGGCTTCTTTTCAGACATGGTACTACGGATAGGAATTGCCTTCCTTGTCATGCTGATGATTCTGTGGGGAATCTTCCGCATTTGGAGGGTGGCAATGAAGGGTATTAATAAGCAAAGATTATAA
- a CDS encoding LysR family transcriptional regulator, with protein sequence MDVNYELYKVFYFVATTLSFSEASKLLFISQSAVSQSIKALEKKLDQTLFIRSTKRVRLTPEGEILLRHVEPAMNLIKRGEAQLMETNSKGGQIRIGASDTICRYFLVPYLEKFHKEFPGAHIKVTNATSIRCVELLESGQVDLIVVNYPNPYLGNITGVRKIRKFRDVFLANESFAELRGKKLDLEQLLKYPILMLDKRSTTSEFLHSLFQQRQLDLVPEIELSSNDLLIDLASIGLGIAFIPDYCLPRKSDSLFIVETSEELPSRELVIAYNEQIPASKATLEFLNFFPGAKAS encoded by the coding sequence ATGGATGTTAATTATGAATTATATAAAGTGTTCTATTTTGTAGCCACAACCCTCAGTTTTTCAGAAGCTTCCAAACTGCTGTTCATCTCCCAGTCAGCGGTCAGCCAGTCCATTAAGGCTTTGGAGAAGAAACTGGACCAGACTTTGTTCATCCGCAGCACCAAAAGGGTACGCCTGACCCCTGAAGGGGAGATCCTGCTGCGTCATGTGGAGCCGGCGATGAACCTGATCAAGCGGGGAGAGGCGCAGCTGATGGAAACCAATTCCAAAGGAGGGCAGATAAGAATCGGGGCGAGCGACACCATCTGCCGGTACTTCCTGGTTCCTTATCTGGAAAAATTCCACAAGGAATTTCCTGGCGCCCATATCAAGGTCACCAATGCCACTTCCATCCGCTGCGTAGAACTGCTGGAAAGCGGCCAGGTGGATCTGATCGTAGTCAACTACCCCAATCCTTACCTGGGAAATATTACCGGTGTCAGAAAGATCCGGAAGTTCAGGGATGTCTTCCTCGCCAACGAGTCTTTCGCCGAACTAAGGGGCAAGAAACTGGATCTGGAGCAACTGCTTAAGTATCCGATCCTCATGCTGGATAAACGGAGCACCACCAGCGAATTCCTGCATTCCCTGTTCCAGCAGCGCCAGCTGGATCTGGTGCCGGAGATCGAGTTAAGCAGCAATGACCTGCTGATCGATCTTGCCAGCATCGGCCTGGGGATCGCCTTCATTCCGGATTACTGCCTGCCAAGAAAAAGCGACAGCCTCTTTATCGTTGAGACCAGCGAGGAACTGCCCTCCCGTGAATTGGTCATTGCCTACAATGAACAGATTCCGGCCTCCAAGGCCACCCTGGAATTCTTAAACTTCTTTCCCGGGGCAAAGGCCTCTTAG
- a CDS encoding GNAT family N-acetyltransferase: MRLRKLEPQEHQASQSLYEEVFNEDSERFVEYYYTEKTKDNQIYVIEDDGRIRSMLHLNPYSLWVNGSRKEANYIVAVATQKEYRKRGYMASLLKKSLEDMYQAGEAFTFLMPASESIYLPFDFRTVYKQKKRYYRQEEPLEDLCVKEATDADCKELAEFANKYLAEHFQIFAIRDEAYYQRLLKEYKSDGGSLIIFRKDGRIVDCKICIPGGEKVAEGEEVLEEPPKIMIRIVDVRRILMSLSLRSLMGVCFQVTDPIIEENNRYLLLTGTEFSGVMLMEGKPENSEGTITIAALASLIFGAETVDEACQEKDVQMSERMKEELGKIIPLSKIYLNEVV; encoded by the coding sequence ATGAGATTACGCAAGTTGGAACCCCAGGAACATCAGGCAAGCCAATCATTATATGAAGAAGTATTCAACGAGGATAGTGAGCGGTTTGTAGAATATTATTATACAGAGAAAACAAAAGATAACCAGATCTATGTGATAGAAGACGATGGAAGGATTCGTTCGATGCTGCATCTGAATCCCTATTCGCTGTGGGTGAATGGGAGCAGGAAAGAGGCTAATTATATTGTTGCTGTTGCTACCCAGAAGGAATACCGGAAGAGAGGATATATGGCATCGCTTCTTAAAAAGTCCCTTGAAGATATGTATCAGGCAGGAGAAGCCTTCACATTTTTGATGCCAGCATCAGAAAGCATTTATCTGCCCTTTGACTTCCGGACGGTATATAAGCAGAAAAAACGATACTATCGTCAGGAAGAGCCTTTGGAAGACCTTTGCGTAAAAGAAGCCACGGACGCCGACTGCAAGGAACTGGCGGAATTTGCCAATAAGTATCTGGCGGAACATTTCCAGATCTTCGCGATCCGCGATGAAGCCTATTATCAAAGGCTTTTAAAAGAATATAAAAGCGATGGCGGAAGTCTCATAATCTTTCGCAAGGATGGCAGGATTGTGGATTGTAAGATATGCATTCCGGGAGGGGAAAAAGTAGCAGAAGGGGAGGAAGTATTAGAAGAGCCTCCTAAGATTATGATTAGGATTGTAGATGTCCGCAGGATCTTGATGTCATTAAGCCTCAGATCCCTTATGGGCGTCTGCTTTCAGGTGACAGACCCTATCATAGAAGAAAATAACCGCTACCTGCTTTTGACCGGCACAGAGTTCTCCGGCGTTATGCTGATGGAAGGAAAGCCGGAAAATAGCGAAGGAACCATTACTATAGCAGCACTTGCAAGCCTCATATTCGGAGCAGAGACCGTAGATGAAGCGTGTCAGGAAAAAGACGTTCAGATGTCGGAGCGGATGAAGGAAGAATTAGGAAAAATAATTCCCCTGTCGAAGATATATCTGAATGAGGTGGTGTGA